The following proteins are co-located in the Spinactinospora alkalitolerans genome:
- a CDS encoding ATP-binding protein — protein MTGHSAFAVNTERSFPGTCQGLRRSRRFLRWGIAEVYPRQVDDAELCLSEAFTNAVKHTLSGRPGGRVTVRAYALTCGPLYVDVLDQGPVNGTDRPAVDPRACDLDAEHGRGLHLIHELTRYWTYLPGRAHGCLCLTFDVPALPRRTAAA, from the coding sequence ATGACCGGGCACTCCGCCTTCGCCGTCAACACCGAGCGCTCCTTCCCCGGCACCTGCCAGGGCCTGCGCCGCTCCCGCCGCTTCCTGCGATGGGGAATCGCGGAGGTCTACCCGCGCCAGGTCGACGACGCCGAACTCTGCCTCTCCGAGGCCTTCACCAACGCCGTCAAGCACACCCTCAGCGGCCGCCCCGGCGGCCGGGTCACCGTCCGCGCCTACGCCCTCACCTGCGGCCCGCTCTACGTCGACGTCCTCGACCAGGGGCCCGTCAACGGCACCGACCGCCCGGCCGTCGATCCCAGGGCGTGCGACCTCGACGCCGAGCACGGCCGCGGCCTCCACCTCATCCACGAACTGACGCGCTACTGGACCTACCTGCCCGGCCGCGCCCACGGCTGCCTGTGCCTGACCTTCGACGTCCCGGCCCTCCCCCGAAGAACCGCCGCCGCGTGA
- a CDS encoding zinc metalloprotease, producing the protein MYIGESGRSRRNIGTWGGLLVGAAALAGAVATTAAQAPPVQSERASGAFPADRLCEPGTSAARLADPEAHDPSALTSQEAAELDRQLNAAPIAQRTPDSGQPETIPVVFHVVSAEDGTGDIDNATIGEQIAVMNRGFGGDYGGVDTGFRFELAKVTRTANDAWFGDFGANEQAIKRELRQGDAGVLNLYSIDMGQGLLGRSTFPQDYESNSRSDGVVIDYRTVPGGGRDKFDLGHTGTHETGHWLGLFHTFQNGCEEPGDYVDDTPYEREQSSGCPEGRDTCTERPGEDPIHNFMNYSDDKCLFEFTEGQAERMAKSWAAFRT; encoded by the coding sequence ATGTATATCGGGGAAAGCGGGCGAAGCCGTCGAAACATCGGCACTTGGGGCGGTCTGCTGGTCGGCGCGGCGGCGCTGGCCGGAGCGGTCGCGACCACCGCGGCGCAGGCTCCACCGGTGCAGTCGGAACGCGCATCCGGGGCCTTCCCGGCTGACCGATTGTGCGAACCCGGGACGAGCGCGGCCCGGCTGGCCGACCCCGAAGCCCACGATCCCAGCGCGCTCACCTCGCAGGAGGCCGCCGAGCTCGACCGGCAGTTGAACGCGGCCCCCATCGCGCAGCGGACGCCCGATTCCGGGCAGCCCGAGACGATCCCGGTCGTGTTCCACGTGGTCTCCGCCGAGGACGGCACCGGCGACATCGACAACGCCACGATCGGCGAGCAGATCGCCGTGATGAACCGCGGGTTCGGCGGTGACTACGGCGGCGTCGACACCGGGTTCCGGTTCGAACTGGCCAAGGTCACCCGCACGGCCAACGACGCGTGGTTCGGCGACTTCGGCGCCAACGAGCAGGCCATCAAGCGCGAGCTGCGCCAGGGCGACGCCGGTGTCCTCAACCTCTACTCCATCGACATGGGGCAGGGACTGCTCGGCCGGTCGACGTTCCCGCAGGACTACGAGTCCAATTCGCGCAGCGACGGCGTCGTCATCGACTACCGCACGGTGCCCGGGGGCGGCCGGGACAAGTTCGACCTCGGCCACACCGGCACGCATGAGACCGGGCACTGGCTGGGCCTGTTCCACACCTTCCAGAACGGCTGCGAGGAGCCGGGCGACTACGTCGACGACACCCCCTACGAGCGGGAGCAGTCGTCGGGCTGCCCCGAGGGCCGCGACACCTGCACCGAACGCCCGGGCGAGGACCCCATCCACAACTTCATGAACTACAGCGACGACAAGTGCCTCTTCGAGTTCACCGAGGGCCAGGCCGAACGCATGGCCAAGAGCTGGGCCGCCTTCCGCACGTGA
- a CDS encoding DEAD/DEAH box helicase, protein MTLVENNTGERLRGLRAWQREAFEEYFRREPRDFLAVATPGAGKTTFALTLASELLARHVIRSITVVCPTEHLKKQWADAAARFGIPLDPEFKNGQGALGKQFIGAAVTYAQVAAHPMLHRNRTEARRTLVVFDEVHHAGDALSWGEAVREAFDPAARRLALTGTPFRSDVNPIPFVDYVQDHNGVRRCSWDYSYGYAPALADGVVRPVIFMAYSGEMRWRTKAGDELAARLGEPLTQDALAQAWRAALDPKGDWIKKVLAAADRRLTQVRSTSPDAGGLVIASDHENARAYARILRQITGRGATVVLSDDPTASRKIKRFAESEDRWMVAVRMVSEGVDVPRLMVGVYATSTSTALFFAQVVGRFVRVRRRGEMASVFLPSVPTLLEYAGEMERERDHALDRPIKEGEFNPEQDLVDEARKKRDTPDAGEELPFETMEASAEFDRALYDGGEFGGGAPGSPEEEDFLGLPGLLEPEQVAKLLNKRNAEQRAGERKAPKEEPKQAPEHEVMADLRKELNGLVGAWHHRTGQPHGMIHNELRRACGGPPIAQATAEQVRKRIAKLRSWATGGR, encoded by the coding sequence TGACGCTTGTCGAGAACAACACGGGTGAACGGCTTCGGGGTCTGCGCGCGTGGCAGCGCGAGGCTTTTGAGGAGTACTTCCGGCGCGAGCCGCGCGACTTCCTGGCGGTGGCCACCCCCGGGGCCGGCAAGACCACGTTCGCGCTGACGCTCGCCAGTGAGCTGCTGGCCCGGCACGTGATCCGCTCGATCACCGTGGTCTGCCCCACCGAGCACCTGAAGAAGCAGTGGGCCGACGCCGCGGCCCGGTTCGGCATCCCGCTCGACCCGGAGTTCAAGAACGGCCAGGGCGCGCTGGGCAAGCAGTTCATCGGCGCCGCGGTCACCTACGCCCAGGTCGCGGCGCACCCGATGCTGCACCGCAACCGCACCGAGGCCCGCCGCACGCTGGTCGTCTTCGACGAGGTCCACCACGCCGGCGACGCGCTGTCGTGGGGCGAGGCGGTCCGCGAGGCGTTCGACCCCGCGGCCCGCCGGCTGGCGCTGACCGGCACCCCGTTCCGCTCCGACGTCAACCCGATCCCGTTCGTCGACTACGTCCAGGACCACAACGGCGTGCGTCGCTGCTCCTGGGACTACAGCTACGGCTACGCGCCCGCGCTGGCCGACGGCGTGGTGCGGCCGGTCATCTTCATGGCCTACTCCGGTGAGATGCGCTGGCGCACCAAGGCCGGCGACGAGCTCGCCGCCCGGCTCGGTGAACCGCTCACCCAGGACGCCCTGGCGCAGGCGTGGCGGGCCGCGCTGGACCCCAAGGGCGACTGGATCAAGAAGGTGCTGGCAGCGGCCGACCGCAGGCTCACCCAGGTCCGCAGCACCAGCCCCGACGCCGGTGGGCTGGTCATCGCCAGCGACCACGAGAACGCCCGCGCCTACGCGCGCATCCTGCGCCAGATCACCGGGCGGGGCGCCACCGTCGTGCTGTCCGACGACCCCACGGCGAGCCGCAAGATCAAGCGGTTCGCCGAGTCCGAGGACCGCTGGATGGTCGCGGTGCGGATGGTGTCGGAGGGCGTCGACGTGCCCCGGCTCATGGTCGGGGTCTACGCCACCTCGACCAGCACCGCGCTGTTCTTCGCCCAGGTGGTCGGCCGCTTCGTGCGGGTGCGCCGGCGCGGCGAGATGGCGTCGGTGTTCCTGCCGTCGGTGCCCACGCTGCTGGAGTACGCGGGGGAGATGGAGCGCGAGCGCGACCACGCGCTGGACCGCCCCATCAAGGAGGGGGAGTTCAACCCCGAGCAGGACCTCGTCGACGAGGCCCGCAAGAAGCGCGACACCCCCGACGCCGGGGAGGAGTTGCCCTTCGAGACGATGGAGGCCTCGGCCGAGTTCGACCGCGCGCTCTACGACGGCGGCGAGTTCGGCGGCGGCGCGCCGGGTTCGCCCGAGGAGGAGGACTTCCTCGGGCTGCCCGGCCTGCTGGAGCCGGAGCAGGTGGCGAAGCTGCTGAACAAGCGCAACGCCGAGCAGCGGGCCGGTGAGCGCAAGGCTCCCAAGGAGGAGCCGAAGCAGGCCCCGGAGCACGAGGTGATGGCCGACCTGCGCAAGGAGCTGAACGGCCTCGTCGGCGCCTGGCACCACCGGACCGGCCAGCCGCACGGCATGATCCACAACGAGCTGCGCCGCGCCTGCGGGGGGCCGCCGATCGCCCAGGCCACCGCCGAGCAGGTGCGCAAGCGCATCGCCAAACTCCGGAGCTGGGCCACCGGGGGACGGTGA